Proteins co-encoded in one Brassica rapa cultivar Chiifu-401-42 chromosome A02, CAAS_Brap_v3.01, whole genome shotgun sequence genomic window:
- the LOC103848832 gene encoding photosynthetic NDH subunit of subcomplex B 5, chloroplastic, which produces MATINSTVTILSPKSIPKIINSKLRVGVSDQTTGFSPNVVKCVSSSSCRRLKLAKLVSAAGLSQIEPDINEDPIGQFELNSIEMEDFKYGYYDGAHTFYEGEVEKGTFWGAIADDIAAVDPPSGFQGLISWLFLPAIAAGMYFDAPGEYLFIGAGLFTIVFCIIEMDKPDMPHNFEPQIYKMERGARDKLINDYNTMSIWDFNDKYGDIWDFTVEKDDIATR; this is translated from the exons atggcaACCATTAATTCAACTGTCACGATTCTCTCTCCCAAATCGATCCCAAAGATCATCAATTCGAAACTCAGAGTTGGTGTTTCTGATCAGACCACCGGTTTCTCTCCCAACGTCGTGAAATGTGTCAGTTCCTCCTCTTGCCGGAGATTAAAGTTAGCCAAGCTGGTCTCCGCGGCTGGGTTGTCGCAGATCGAACCAGATATCAACGAAGATCCCATTGGTCAGTTCGAGCTTAACAGTATTGAAATG GAGGATTTCAAGTATGGGTATTACGATGGAGCTCATACTTTCTACGAAGGAGAAGTTGAGAAGG GAACGTTTTGGGGAGCAATTGCAGATGATATTGCTGCTGTGGATCCTCCATCTGGGTTTCAAGGTTTAATCTCTTGGTTGTTTCTTCCTGCCATTGCTGCTGGGATGTATTTTGATGCTCCG GGTGAGTACTTGTTCATAGGTGCGGGTTTGTTTACCATAGTGTTCTGTATAATAGAGATGGATAAACCAGACATGCCCCACAACTTCGAACCTCAGATTTACAAAATGGAGAGAGGAGCTCGTGACAAGCTCATTAATGACTACAACACTATGAGCATTTGGGACTTTAATGACAAGTATGGTGATATCTGGGATTTCACCGTCGAGAAGGATGATATCGCCACAAGATAA